A portion of the Caenorhabditis elegans chromosome III genome contains these proteins:
- the Y70G10A.4 gene encoding ATP synthase subunit e, mitochondrial (Confirmed by transcript evidence) — translation MIRPFSRALTSLSSKWEGLFFVGFTAGAGFELFKIYFSFNGVNYYSVLKKRQLQKELDAFERQLKDLDTIIATGQPQTF, via the exons atgattcGTCCGTTTTCACGTGCTCTCACTTCACTTTCTTCCAAATGGGAAGGATTGTTCTTTGTTGGCTTTACTGCTGGAGCtggttttgaacttttcaagatttatttctcttttaatg GTGTAAATTACTACAGCGTTCTCAAAAAACGGCAATTACAAAAAGAGCTTGACGCATTCGAACGGCAACTCAAAGATCTGGATACAATCATTGCCACCGGACAAcctcaaacattttga
- the paml-1 gene encoding EGF-like domain-containing protein (Confirmed by transcript evidence), whose translation MSKPSSTTTASTAVLSTISHSSTPPSETPTSSPTTDLSKSTTSGSTVSSTSSSGSSRSSTLSSDTSPRITSPFTQATSQKSSTTTTLGSSKSLPTNSSSNSKTRTTTTTTTQSTSASSGATDSSSKSTGSTSSSGSSGTSGRTSSSVTETSTTKQTTIKVSTKVSPQTSQRSSSDKTSISPSTLTGSTSSTTIIPVTDLSTAQSSSSTSASTKLSSFSSTQRATHSISSSTTGITETSSETSETSKSTTRSSKPSTSGLPGYEIFPPDDVFTRSSEPPGTTKTTESTMTTTAETSGDTTTFKSNENSATNTRSSTESTEPVTKPNTEKSSSTSVLPSDKTTSIPDTTENSKSSKTSSTTTTTLPSGSTSDVKPSWPATSKLSTQGSTSPASIPTISLDQPSSSQIAVSTTPILTAIPTASSQKSSTSGNTSPATESSSSSSTSTSQSTSTTTEDPACKVQCPSGYLIGTSSCFLLVPASSKINSYQSALSYCKTTDKQSLASLDKIRDNADIRLIQESAGLRNIDWIYANGIGGKKERFDKMADVYSIFNQTLVSSPISVTVGISEIFENISALCVLPQYCNSTECDVEKIFLAYDYFTSFKEYAGTLQPRRSGSVACLYGNRKTFTVTCNELGAIYPNPSNIDCGESVQERKIRDTTNEMVSSCKVCFGRGTKECQPVTNSDGVVQGYKCVCKEPFKMATCWRASNPCTPEACGKNGVCTSELAEVSCKCNWGYAGDRCEKEKSKEYKGDLGYSSVVGATITLGGFLLKLGKLAVLGFGVSSEQGDDPQDTHQRLRSYSMTAAGIIMCLYSNPTVFAITQAACRFYFIAIHFCYVLAMIQWVMESWNVNQILRAVHLNEWERDWNNERSWGVRIVPRMVLSVGMLAAFLLIIFQTGWNKLAATWTCVGVICQDTISIWFPLFFGVFIMVNYAAAIYESSRLIKCRRPLLAYRIDMRIERELGFIEGRRVEKCRDNELLSFIGLLLLIAQWISVIVSSDHRDEPIYGIFTVVIAGIYSMFCSYQEMVTCPEDRAKFVQLVQRFFPNRFAPEYNPETMWTFDEVREHYATPKAEREEKYEGFLSRNQQLLLHHRWDIRLNAHLTEGKKNLSIDDALVKVFVEEMHRLQENRGTIKQKEAIKKCYAEYMNTVPHKDPRDIGKLNGRLELVTLAAEDPLNGIKLAKFFIVPKFHIFEPEHASKLEEDPVKKTATRRLHEEMEKDIYELTRDEAHAQTNFMNSIILFSHYGNNVVR comes from the exons ATGTCAAAACCTTCTTCCACTACAACAGCCAGCACTGCAGTATTGAGCACGATCTCACACTCAAGCACTCCTCCATCTGAAACACCGACTTCTTCTCCGACAACCGATTTATCTAAATCAACAACCAGTGGCTCTACAGTGTCTTCCACAAGCTCGTCGGGATCAAGCCGTTCTTCTACACTGAGTTCGGATACTTCACCAAGGATTACTTCCCCGTTTACACAGGCAACTTCTCAGAAATCTTCCACTACTACCACATTAGGCTCTTCAAAATCTTTGCCGACAAACTCCTCATCCAATTCGAAGACGAgaactactactactactactactcaGTCTACGTCTGCTTCAAGTGGTGCGACGGATTCAAGTTCAAAATCAACAGGTTCTACAAGTTCTTCGGGGTCTTCAGGAACATCTGGAAGAACTTCCTCCTCCGTGACTGAAACTTCTACAACAAAACAAACAACGATAAAAGTCTCAACGAAAGTTTCACCTCAAACATCCCAACGATCTTCTTCTGATAAAACAAGCATCTCACCCTCTACCCTGACAGGCTCTACATCATCCACAACAATCATACCAGTCACAGATCTCAGCACAGCACAATCCAGTTCATCTACTTCAGCCTCTACGAAACTATCAAGCTTCTCATCCACTCAAAGAGCAACACACTCAATAAGCAGTTCAACAACTGGCATAACTGAAACTTCATCTGAAACGTCAGAGACTTCCAAATCAACCACAAGAAGCTCAAAACCTAGTACATCAGGATTGCCAGGTTATGAAATCTTTCCACCAGATGATGTGTTCACAAGGTCTTCTGAGCCACCTggaactacaaaaactacagagAGTACCATGACAACTACAG CGGAGACGTCTGGTGACACAACCACTTTCAAATCAAATGAGAATTCTGCGACTAACACCAGATCTTCCACAGAATCCACTGAACCAGTTACCAAACCTAACACTGAGAAATCTAGTTCTACATCAGTTCTGCCGTCGGATAAGACCACTTCAATCCCAGATACCACAGAAAATAGCAAAAGCTCTAAAACTAGTTCAACAACTACAACGACACTTCCATCTGGATCCACTAGTGACGTGAAACCATCATGGCCAGCAACTTCTAAATTGTCTACACAAGGATCTACTTCACCAGCGTCTATTCCAACAATAAGTCTAGATCAACCATCTTCTTCTCAAATAGCTGTATCCACTACTCCGATTTTAACCGCTATTCCAACTGcatcttctcaaaaatcttCCACTTCTGGCAATACCTCTCCAGCAACAGAATCCTCGTCCTCTTCTTCCACAAGTACTTCTCAAAGCACATCCACAACAACGGAAGATCCTGCATGCAAGGTTCAGTGTCCATCTGGATACCTTATCGGAACATCTTCTTGCTTCCTTTTAGTCCCagcttcttcaaaaatcaattcataTCAATCAGCTTTATCATATTGCAAAACTACCGACAAACAATCCCTGGCTTCTCTTGATAAGATCCGTGATAATGCTGATATTCGGTTGATCCAGGAAAGTGCAGGATTACGGAATATTGATTGGATTTATGCGAATGGAATTGGAGGGAAGAAGGAAAGATTTGATAAAATGGCTGATGTCTACAGTATTTTCAATCAAACATTAGTTAGTTCTCCTATTTCGGTGACTGTTGGAATCTCGGAGATATTTGAGAACATTTCAGCCCTCTGTGTTCTTCCTC AATACTGTAACTCTACTGAATGTGATGTGGAGAAGATCTTTCTTGCATACGACTATTTCACAAGCTTCAAAGAATATGCTGGAACTCTTCAGCCAAGAAGATCTGGAAGTGTAGCTTGTCTCTACGGAAATCGAAAGACTTTCACAGTCACTTGTAACGAATTGGGAGCAATATATCCGAATCCGAGTAATATTGATTGTGGAGAGTCAGTACAAGAACGGAAGATTCGGGACACGACAAATGAAATGGTGTCGAGTTGTAAAGTTTGTTTTGGAAGAGGAACAAAAGAGTGTCAACCAGTTACAAATTCTGATGGAGTGGTTCAAGGATACAAATGTGTATGTAAAGAACCTTTTAAG ATGGCAACTTGTTGGAGAGCATCAAATCCCTGTACTCCAGAAGCTTGTGGAAAGAATGGTGTATGTACAAGTGAATTGGCAGAGGTTAGTTGTAAATGCAACTGGGGATATGCAGGTGATAGATGTGAAAAGGAGAAAAGTAAAGAATACAAAGGAGATCTTGGATATTCATCTGTTGTCGGTGCAACAATCACACTTGGTGGATTCTTGCTTAAGCTCGGAAAACTGGCCGTATTAGGATTCGGTGTTAGTTCGGAACAAGGAGAC GATCCTCAAGACACCCATCAACGTCTCCGATCCTATAGCATGACTGCCGCCGGAATTATAATGTGCTTGTACAGTAACCCCACAGTATTCGCCATTACTCAAGCAGCATGTCGTTTTTATTTCATTGCTATACACTTTTGTTATGTTCTGG CAATGATACAATGGGTAATGGAATCATGGAATGTGAATCAAATACTTCGAGCAGTACATTTAAATGAATGGGAACGAGATTGGAataatgaaagatcatggggTGTTCGTATTGTACCAAGAATGGTATTATCAGTTGGAATGTTGGCTGCTTTTCtgctaataatttttcaaactggttGGAATAAATTAGCTGCTACATGGACTTGTGTTGGTGTCATCTGTCAGGATACTATATCCATTTGGTTTCCACTTTTCTTTGGAGTCTTCATAATGGTTAACTATGCAGCTGCAATTTATGAATCTAGTAGATTAATTAAATG cCGTCGCCCTCTTCTTGCCTACCGAATTGACATGAGAATCGAAAGAGAACTTGGATTTATTGAGGGTCGTCGTGTTGAAAAGTGTCGGGATAACGAACTTCTTAGTTTTATTGGTCTGCTTCTTTTGATTGCTCAATGGATTTCTGTGATTGTTTCGTCTGATCATAGAGATGAGCCAATTTATGGAAT ATTTACTGTGGTAATTGCTGGCATCTACTCAATGTTCTGTTCGTATCAAGAAATGGTCACATGCCCAGAG GATCGTGCTAAATTCGTCCAACTGGTACAGCGTTTTTTCCCCAATCGTTTTGCTCCAGAGTATAATCCGGAAACAATGTGGACATTTGATGAAGTGCGTGAACATTATGCAACTCCGAAAGCTGAAAGAGAAGAGAAATATGAAGGATTCTTGTCGAGAAATCAACAATTACTTTTGCATCATAGATGGGATATTCGTTTGAATGCTCATTTGacagaaggaaaaaagaatttgagtATTGATGACGCTCTTGTGAAAGTTTTTGTTGAAGAAATGCACCGACTTCAGGAAAATCGAGGAACCATCAAACAGAAAGAGGCGATCAA GAAATGCTACGCGGAATACATGAACACAGTCCCTCACAAAGATCCTCGTGACATTGGAAAACTGAACGGACGTCTTGAACTTGTTACATTGGCTGCTGAAGATCCCCTTAACGGGATTAAGCTTGCGAAATTCTTCATAGttccaaaatttcatattttcgagCCAGAACATGCTAGCAAATTGGAGGAAGATCCGGTGAAAAAGACTGCCACACGGCGACTCCACGAAGAAATGGAAAAG GATATCTACGAATTGACCCGTGATGAGGCGCATGCTCAAACCAATTTCATGAACTCCATTATTTTATTCTCCCACTATGGAAATAATGTTGtacgataa
- the paml-1 gene encoding EGF-like domain-containing protein (Partially confirmed by transcript evidence) yields MRPPLFFIGFLILVVLQQRYAYADANNGCNRGKNNRGDSFSEETPGCNDESQSTKNQINSTETTTTSPHSNETTSAKDSTTSTKETTSSSSTLATSTSTEPPTTTFPIWENIPPGVTVEIAGVTIYSCPDYDTTTVSTSTPSSTSQSTRTASTTTALETSASTTSTSSSSSTSFATSTTSKTTGSTPTTSSEDLTRSTSTSGSIQSTGSSSKTSTDKSTLTENTTSSISKSSSGSSQMSKPSSTTTASTAVLSTISHSSTPPSETPTSSPTTDLSKSTTSGSTVSSTSSSGSSRSSTLSSDTSPRITSPFTQATSQKSSTTTTLGSSKSLPTNSSSNSKTRTTTTTTTQSTSASSGATDSSSKSTGSTSSSGSSGTSGRTSSSVTETSTTKQTTIKVSTKVSPQTSQRSSSDKTSISPSTLTGSTSSTTIIPVTDLSTAQSSSSTSASTKLSSFSSTQRATHSISSSTTGITETSSETSETSKSTTRSSKPSTSGLPGYEIFPPDDVFTRSSEPPGTTKTTESTMTTTAETSGDTTTFKSNENSATNTRSSTESTEPVTKPNTEKSSSTSVLPSDKTTSIPDTTENSKSSKTSSTTTTTLPSGSTSDVKPSWPATSKLSTQGSTSPASIPTISLDQPSSSQIAVSTTPILTAIPTASSQKSSTSGNTSPATESSSSSSTSTSQSTSTTTEDPACKVQCPSGYLIGTSSCFLLVPASSKINSYQSALSYCKTTDKQSLASLDKIRDNADIRLIQESAGLRNIDWIYANGIGGKKERFDKMADVYSIFNQTLVSSPISVTVGISEIFENISALCVLPQYCNSTECDVEKIFLAYDYFTSFKEYAGTLQPRRSGSVACLYGNRKTFTVTCNELGAIYPNPSNIDCGESVQERKIRDTTNEMVSSCKVCFGRGTKECQPVTNSDGVVQGYKCVCKEPFKMATCWRASNPCTPEACGKNGVCTSELAEVSCKCNWGYAGDRCEKEKSKEYKGDLGYSSVVGATITLGGFLLKLGKLAVLGFGVSSEQGDDPQDTHQRLRSYSMTAAGIIMCLYSNPTVFAITQAACRFYFIAIHFCYVLAMIQWVMESWNVNQILRAVHLNEWERDWNNERSWGVRIVPRMVLSVGMLAAFLLIIFQTGWNKLAATWTCVGVICQDTISIWFPLFFGVFIMVNYAAAIYESSRLIKCRRPLLAYRIDMRIERELGFIEGRRVEKCRDNELLSFIGLLLLIAQWISVIVSSDHRDEPIYGIFTVVIAGIYSMFCSYQEMVTCPEDRAKFVQLVQRFFPNRFAPEYNPETMWTFDEVREHYATPKAEREEKYEGFLSRNQQLLLHHRWDIRLNAHLTEGKKNLSIDDALVKVFVEEMHRLQENRGTIKQKEAIKKCYAEYMNTVPHKDPRDIGKLNGRLELVTLAAEDPLNGIKLAKFFIVPKFHIFEPEHASKLEEDPVKKTATRRLHEEMEKDIYELTRDEAHAQTNFMNSIILFSHYGNNVVR; encoded by the exons ATGCGGCCACCGCTGTTTTTCATAGGCTTTTTAATTCTGGTAGTACTGCAACAAAGATATGCTTATGCTGATGCAA ACAACGGGTGTAATAGAGGGAAAAACAATAGAGGAGATTCCTTCTCAGAAGAAACTCCGGGATGTAATGATGAATCacaatctacaaaaaatcagataaaCTCAACAG AGACTACAACAACTTCGCCACACTCAAACGAAACGACTTCTGCAAAAGACTCAACCACGTCTACCAAGGAGACAACTTCATCCAGCTCTACCCTAGCAACAAGTACTTCAACTGAACCTCCAACAACAACTTTTCCAATTTGGGAAAATATTCCTCCAGGGGTGACTGTAGAAATAGCTGGTGTGACTATATATTCCTGCCCTGACTATGACACTACTACCGTCTCAACATCCACACCGAGTTCTACTTCCCAATCAACAAGAACAGCATCAACAACCACTGCACTGGAGACATCAGCTTCTACAACGAGCACTTCTTCCTCATCTTCCACGAGTTTTGCAACATCTACTACATCCAAGACAACCGGTTCTACTCCTACGACTTCTTCTGAAGACTTGACTCGCAGTACATCAACATCTGGTAGTATTCAATCAACTGGTTCATCTTCGAAGACTTCCACTGATAAATCGACATTGACTGAAAACACAAcatcttccatttcaaaatcatCAAGTGGATCGTCTCAAATGTCAAAACCTTCTTCCACTACAACAGCCAGCACTGCAGTATTGAGCACGATCTCACACTCAAGCACTCCTCCATCTGAAACACCGACTTCTTCTCCGACAACCGATTTATCTAAATCAACAACCAGTGGCTCTACAGTGTCTTCCACAAGCTCGTCGGGATCAAGCCGTTCTTCTACACTGAGTTCGGATACTTCACCAAGGATTACTTCCCCGTTTACACAGGCAACTTCTCAGAAATCTTCCACTACTACCACATTAGGCTCTTCAAAATCTTTGCCGACAAACTCCTCATCCAATTCGAAGACGAgaactactactactactactactcaGTCTACGTCTGCTTCAAGTGGTGCGACGGATTCAAGTTCAAAATCAACAGGTTCTACAAGTTCTTCGGGGTCTTCAGGAACATCTGGAAGAACTTCCTCCTCCGTGACTGAAACTTCTACAACAAAACAAACAACGATAAAAGTCTCAACGAAAGTTTCACCTCAAACATCCCAACGATCTTCTTCTGATAAAACAAGCATCTCACCCTCTACCCTGACAGGCTCTACATCATCCACAACAATCATACCAGTCACAGATCTCAGCACAGCACAATCCAGTTCATCTACTTCAGCCTCTACGAAACTATCAAGCTTCTCATCCACTCAAAGAGCAACACACTCAATAAGCAGTTCAACAACTGGCATAACTGAAACTTCATCTGAAACGTCAGAGACTTCCAAATCAACCACAAGAAGCTCAAAACCTAGTACATCAGGATTGCCAGGTTATGAAATCTTTCCACCAGATGATGTGTTCACAAGGTCTTCTGAGCCACCTggaactacaaaaactacagagAGTACCATGACAACTACAG CGGAGACGTCTGGTGACACAACCACTTTCAAATCAAATGAGAATTCTGCGACTAACACCAGATCTTCCACAGAATCCACTGAACCAGTTACCAAACCTAACACTGAGAAATCTAGTTCTACATCAGTTCTGCCGTCGGATAAGACCACTTCAATCCCAGATACCACAGAAAATAGCAAAAGCTCTAAAACTAGTTCAACAACTACAACGACACTTCCATCTGGATCCACTAGTGACGTGAAACCATCATGGCCAGCAACTTCTAAATTGTCTACACAAGGATCTACTTCACCAGCGTCTATTCCAACAATAAGTCTAGATCAACCATCTTCTTCTCAAATAGCTGTATCCACTACTCCGATTTTAACCGCTATTCCAACTGcatcttctcaaaaatcttCCACTTCTGGCAATACCTCTCCAGCAACAGAATCCTCGTCCTCTTCTTCCACAAGTACTTCTCAAAGCACATCCACAACAACGGAAGATCCTGCATGCAAGGTTCAGTGTCCATCTGGATACCTTATCGGAACATCTTCTTGCTTCCTTTTAGTCCCagcttcttcaaaaatcaattcataTCAATCAGCTTTATCATATTGCAAAACTACCGACAAACAATCCCTGGCTTCTCTTGATAAGATCCGTGATAATGCTGATATTCGGTTGATCCAGGAAAGTGCAGGATTACGGAATATTGATTGGATTTATGCGAATGGAATTGGAGGGAAGAAGGAAAGATTTGATAAAATGGCTGATGTCTACAGTATTTTCAATCAAACATTAGTTAGTTCTCCTATTTCGGTGACTGTTGGAATCTCGGAGATATTTGAGAACATTTCAGCCCTCTGTGTTCTTCCTC AATACTGTAACTCTACTGAATGTGATGTGGAGAAGATCTTTCTTGCATACGACTATTTCACAAGCTTCAAAGAATATGCTGGAACTCTTCAGCCAAGAAGATCTGGAAGTGTAGCTTGTCTCTACGGAAATCGAAAGACTTTCACAGTCACTTGTAACGAATTGGGAGCAATATATCCGAATCCGAGTAATATTGATTGTGGAGAGTCAGTACAAGAACGGAAGATTCGGGACACGACAAATGAAATGGTGTCGAGTTGTAAAGTTTGTTTTGGAAGAGGAACAAAAGAGTGTCAACCAGTTACAAATTCTGATGGAGTGGTTCAAGGATACAAATGTGTATGTAAAGAACCTTTTAAG ATGGCAACTTGTTGGAGAGCATCAAATCCCTGTACTCCAGAAGCTTGTGGAAAGAATGGTGTATGTACAAGTGAATTGGCAGAGGTTAGTTGTAAATGCAACTGGGGATATGCAGGTGATAGATGTGAAAAGGAGAAAAGTAAAGAATACAAAGGAGATCTTGGATATTCATCTGTTGTCGGTGCAACAATCACACTTGGTGGATTCTTGCTTAAGCTCGGAAAACTGGCCGTATTAGGATTCGGTGTTAGTTCGGAACAAGGAGAC GATCCTCAAGACACCCATCAACGTCTCCGATCCTATAGCATGACTGCCGCCGGAATTATAATGTGCTTGTACAGTAACCCCACAGTATTCGCCATTACTCAAGCAGCATGTCGTTTTTATTTCATTGCTATACACTTTTGTTATGTTCTGG CAATGATACAATGGGTAATGGAATCATGGAATGTGAATCAAATACTTCGAGCAGTACATTTAAATGAATGGGAACGAGATTGGAataatgaaagatcatggggTGTTCGTATTGTACCAAGAATGGTATTATCAGTTGGAATGTTGGCTGCTTTTCtgctaataatttttcaaactggttGGAATAAATTAGCTGCTACATGGACTTGTGTTGGTGTCATCTGTCAGGATACTATATCCATTTGGTTTCCACTTTTCTTTGGAGTCTTCATAATGGTTAACTATGCAGCTGCAATTTATGAATCTAGTAGATTAATTAAATG cCGTCGCCCTCTTCTTGCCTACCGAATTGACATGAGAATCGAAAGAGAACTTGGATTTATTGAGGGTCGTCGTGTTGAAAAGTGTCGGGATAACGAACTTCTTAGTTTTATTGGTCTGCTTCTTTTGATTGCTCAATGGATTTCTGTGATTGTTTCGTCTGATCATAGAGATGAGCCAATTTATGGAAT ATTTACTGTGGTAATTGCTGGCATCTACTCAATGTTCTGTTCGTATCAAGAAATGGTCACATGCCCAGAG GATCGTGCTAAATTCGTCCAACTGGTACAGCGTTTTTTCCCCAATCGTTTTGCTCCAGAGTATAATCCGGAAACAATGTGGACATTTGATGAAGTGCGTGAACATTATGCAACTCCGAAAGCTGAAAGAGAAGAGAAATATGAAGGATTCTTGTCGAGAAATCAACAATTACTTTTGCATCATAGATGGGATATTCGTTTGAATGCTCATTTGacagaaggaaaaaagaatttgagtATTGATGACGCTCTTGTGAAAGTTTTTGTTGAAGAAATGCACCGACTTCAGGAAAATCGAGGAACCATCAAACAGAAAGAGGCGATCAA GAAATGCTACGCGGAATACATGAACACAGTCCCTCACAAAGATCCTCGTGACATTGGAAAACTGAACGGACGTCTTGAACTTGTTACATTGGCTGCTGAAGATCCCCTTAACGGGATTAAGCTTGCGAAATTCTTCATAGttccaaaatttcatattttcgagCCAGAACATGCTAGCAAATTGGAGGAAGATCCGGTGAAAAAGACTGCCACACGGCGACTCCACGAAGAAATGGAAAAG GATATCTACGAATTGACCCGTGATGAGGCGCATGCTCAAACCAATTTCATGAACTCCATTATTTTATTCTCCCACTATGGAAATAATGTTGtacgataa
- the Y70G10A.3 gene encoding Solute carrier organic anion transporter family member (Confirmed by transcript evidence): MEKHDVHEFEEPDENLKHKIEDEDDAEKLLCGYGACTPSWLQGFHNAKCLLVVLGICAFIQSFVVNAIFPVGLSTLERRFKMTSTHTGIISSWYDFAVLLVVFPVCHWGNNGHKGRWIGWGGVIMALGSLICALPHWMVDIYHPDVNDLTNQTDFGQCANRDDPECAGKPHSSWFNPYFWMFILGQTLHGVGSTPLFSIGTTYMDENVSQKASPVYLAIHAVLTSFGPVIGVFAGGFLLNLYDDFDRVERIPMERSDPRWVGAWWVGFIISSISALMIAFPILAFARELPEAKRHRAKDVNQCHVANGDVNAKAPRDLMKLPACVWKILSNPTFLVCIFVGIFESIIINGFAAFMPKILETLLSTNPTLASYLSSVVIFAAATGVMVGGTIIRQLKLQVGGMLKMIIVCHVFALLFTTGLLSHCPQREFVGINLGYEDLSIEKMHDFSISSTCNADCHCKMEWNPVCDRNTGHMYYSACHAGCTGRTTIDGSSQWSGCGCLTSNSTFHNLIHGIKEHPDVLNQGYCHQDCGYREYILMVTLFITVVASFASGIPTQQIMLRVVPFDQRTLALGVNWTFVRLLGFIPGGILFGIIIDTACLEWGESCGKATSCLVYDPFKLSWTITGLAIVCKLLSILATIIGYMTYRPSDLDNAGSIQTVDSHCHTALHLVVNDDRLPEQAIIHASYAQM; encoded by the exons ATGGAAAAGCACGATGTGCACGAATTCGAAGAACCCGATGAGAATCTCAAACACAAAATTGAAGACGAAGATGATGCAGAGAAGTTGCTCTGCGGTTATGGAGCATGTACGCCGAGTTGGCTTCAAGGATTTCATAACGCGAAATGTTTATTAGTTGTTTTGGGAATTTGTGCATTTATTCAg agtttcgtAGTAAATGCGATATTTCCAGTTGGCCTGTCAACACTTGAACGGAGATTTAAAATGACGAG TACGCACACCGGAATCATCTCAAGTTGGTACGACTTTGCAGTACTCCTAGTCGTTTTCCCGGTCTGCCACTGGGGAAATAATGGTCATAAGGGACGATGGATTGGTTGGGGAGGTGTGATCATGGCACTGGGCTCATTGATTTGTGCTCTTCCCCATTGGATGGTTGATATCTATCATCCGGATGTTAATGATTTGACAAATCAAACGGATTTCGGTCAGTGCGCGAATCGGGACGATCCAGAATGTGCTGGAAAACCACATTCGTCGTGGTTCAATCCGTATTTTTGGATGTTTATTTTGG GTCAAACCCTCCATGGAGTCGGCTCAACACCACTTTTCTCAATCGGAACCACATATATGGATGAGAATGTCTCCCAGAAAGCATCTCCAGTTTATCTAGCAATTCATGCAGTTCTAACGTCTTTTGGTCCAGTTATTGGAGTATTTGCCGGAGggtttttgctcaatttgtATGACGATTTTGATCGAGTTGAACG AATCCCAATGGAACGTTCGGATCCAAGATGGGTCGGTGCCTGGTGGGTCGGATTTATCATTTCCTCGATATCAGCTCTTATGATTGCTTTTCCTATATTGGCTTTTGCTCGTGAACTTCCTGAAGCTAAGAGGCATCGAGCTAAGGACGTGAATCAGTGCCACGTGGCGAATGGTGATGTTAATGCAAAAGCACCGAGGGATTTGATGAAGCTTCCCGCTTGTGTTTGG aaaattctgagCAACCCAACATTCCTCGTTtgcatttttgttggaatattCGAGTCGATCATTATCAATGGATTTGCCGCGTTTATgccaaaaattctggaaaccCTACTGTCCACTAATCCAACACTGGCTTCGTATCTCTCTT cggTTGTGATTTTTGCCGCAGCTACTGGTGTAATGGTTGGAGGTACTATAATTCGGCAGTTGAAGCTCCAg GTCGGCGGAATGTTGAAAATGATCATAGTATGTCACGTGTTCGCCTTGCTTTTCACCACCGGTCTCCTCAGCCACTGTCCACAACGGGAATTCGTTGGCATCAACTTGGGCTATGAGGATTT GAGCATCGAAAAAATGCACGACTTTAGCATCTCATCAACATGCAATGCGGATTGTCACTGCAAAATGGAGTGGAACCCGGTTTGCGATCGGAATACCGGTCATATGTATTATTCGGCGTGCCACGCGGGTTGTACAGGAAGGACTACGATTGAT GGCTCATCACAATGGTCAGGATGTGGATGCTTAACCTCAAACAGCACGTTCCATAATCTAATCCATGGAATCAAAGAGCATCCAGATGTCCTTAACCAGGGTTACTGTCATCAAGACTGCGGTTATCGGGAGTACATTCTAATGGTTACACTTTTCATCACAGTTGTTGCCAGTTTTGCTTCCGGAATTCCAACTCAGCAAATCATGCTCCGTGTGGTCCCATTCGATCAAAGAACTCTGGCTCTCGGCGTTAACTGGACATTTGTTCGTCTGCTCGGATTTATTCCCGGAGGAATTCTGTTCGGAATTATCATCGATACCGCCTGTCTTGAATGGGGCGAGAGCTGTGGAAAAGCCACGTCATGTCTGGTGTATGACCCGTTTAAGCTTAGTTGGACTATTACTGGACTTG CAATTGTTTGTAAACTTCTATCAATTCTGGCTACAATTATCGGATATATGACATATCGACCATCAGACTTGGATAATGcag GCTCAATTCAAACGGTGGACAGTCACTGTCACACGGCTCTTCATCTCGTCGTAAACGACGATCGGCTCCCCGAGCAGGCGATTATTCACGCTAGTTATGCTCAAATGTGA